AATTATTGAAGTTCCAGTTCCAGGCACTTGAAACTGCTTCCCGCTGGCGTGAAACCCCGATCAATTCATTCCTTTATTAAGCCATCTCTCCCCTCCACCTTTCGCTTTCTCACCAAGATGATGGAgttgtcctcctcctccttcgacTCCGGTCACCACCGGAGAGACAGGCTGGACTCGGCGATCATGTCCACGATCAGCGGCCGTGGCGccagagtcgaccccggcaccgGCGGCGCGAAGACCATCGAGGAGGATTTCTCCCTTCCGATCCTCCTCGCCGAGCGGGTCCGCAAGGCCGTGGGCGAGGCCGAGTCCTTCAAGTCCGAGTGCGCCGAGTTGGGCCGCCAAGCCGACCTCCTCGCCGGCATGCTCCGTGCCGCCGTCCGCCGCCTCTCAGCCATCCCCAACCCGTACGAGCGCCCGGCCCGCCGCATCGCTGCCCAGACCTCCAAGTCCCTCGACCGCGCCCTCTCCCTTGCCCGCCGATGCCGCCGCGCCGGCGTGATCCGTCGCGTCGTCTCCATCACCACCGGCTCCGCCGACTTCCGCAAGGCCCTTGCCCTCCTCGACGCCTCCCTCGGCGATCTCCGCTGGCTCCTCTCCATCTACTCCTTCGACGACCTCTCCGACGgtggcggaggcggcggcggcctcgtcctctccctcccccccatCGCCTCCACCGACCCCATCCTCTCCTGGGTCTGGTCCTGCGTCGCAGCCGTCCAGATGGCCGCCCGCCCCTCCGACCGCGCCGAGGCCGCCACCTCCCTCGCCAACCTCGCCCTCGACAGCCGCCGCAACAAGAAGATCATCATCGAGGAGGGCGGCGTCCCGCCGCTGCTCGCCCTACTCCGCGACGGCGCCGCCTCCCTCGACGCCCAGATcgctgccgccgccgccctcACCAACCTCTCCGCCGACTGCGAACTCGTCTCCCTCATCGTCGCGGACCTCGCCGTCCCCGTCGTGGTCCAGGTCCTCGCCGACGCCCCGATGCGCCTCCAAGCCCGCCTAGCCGTCCTTGTCGCCCGGATGGCCGCCCACGACCCCGTCGCCCAGGAGGAGTTCGCCCGCGAGAACGCCATCCGCCCCCTGGTCTCCCTCCTCTCCTTCGAGCTTCCCCTCGACGACGCCTCCCCCAATTCCAAGAAGCCCACCAGTCTCCACTCCCTCGTCCGGATCAATCGCGAGTCCGCGGCCAATTCCCCTAATCTCCCAAACGGGAAAGGCGTCTTGGCCTCTCGCGACCAGCACCCCCACCCCCCCTACTACTACTACCACCACCACCgcaaggagagagagaacgaGAGCCCCGAGGTGAAGCTCCAGCTCAAGGTGGCGTGCTCCGAGGCCCTGTGGATGCTCTCGCGGAATTGCGTTTCGAACAGCCGCAAGATCACTGAGACCAAGGGCCTGCTCTGCCTCTCCAAGCTCCTTGAGCGGGAGAAAGGCGAGCTTCAGTTCAATTGCCTGATGACAGTGATGGAGATTGCCACCGCTGCCGAGTCCGACGCCGACCTCCGCCGCTCGGCTTTCAAGATGAACTCTCCGGCCGCCAAATCGGCTGTGGAGCAGCTCCTGAGGGTAGCGCAGGAGGGGAGCAGTCCGTCGCTCCAGATTCCAGCCATTAAGTCTCTTGGCTCATTGGCACGGACTTTCCCTGCCCGGGAGACTCGGGCCCTGCGGCCGCTTGTTGCTCAGCTCGGACATTGGAATCCAGATGTGGCTGCCGAGGCAGCAATTGCTTTAGGGAAGTTTGCCAGCCCTGAGAATTTTCTCTGCGTGGAGCACTCCAAGGCTATCATGGAGTTTGAGGGGGTGCCTCCATTAATGAGACTGCTGCGGCCGGGCGAGAAGGCTCAGTTGCCGGGGCTGGTTCTGCTCTGTTACTTGGCATTGCATGTACCCAGCAATGAAGCTCTGGAACGTGCAAAAGCATTGGGGACTCTCGAGTCGGTCAGTCGTAGTGCTGTGGCGCAGCATGCTTCTCTGAAAGAGTTGCTTCCCAAAGCTATATACCAGCTTGAGCTTTACCGTGCTGAAGGGCATACTCGCATAGATATAGACCAAGATTCACTGTGAGTTTTGCTTTCACTGCCCTTGTTTTCTTTGTTTCGCCACATGAACTTCGATCTTGGAATATTGGAACCCGCTGCTATAAATGAGCTTGACTCTTTGGGTTCAATGTACATCGTAGAATGTTGTGCTTGTTAAGACAATGCAATGCTCCCATCCATTCACATCTCCTGTATTGAATTTTTAGGCAGCGACAACTTGTTAAAtgcttttttcctttccttttccccCTCAAGATTTCTATGTTGATGAAACTGAAATTCGTTGAGGATTTGGAGGATATATTTTCTCTCATCATTTGTTCAGTGGAGTTGTGTAAATGCCTTTTGCTTTAGCAATTCTACCTTTCTACCAGTTTTGTGTCAATGGATGTTCAATTTGTAAGGTAGAAGAAAATTTTCCTTTGCATTGGATTGATTTACTCATGGTAGGTTTGTTCTGCATTTTGCTGTGCTAACTTTAGCAAGCCCCTGACTTGACTTGATCTTCAACATTGGGTTGCATTCTGAGCCATCGTAAGCTGAGAAATCTCGTATGGATTAAGATGACTTATCATCTGAACTATCAGGATTTGAgaactaaataaagtttatataaGCAAATAGTCATTGTTAGGTTCTACCGACATTCATATGTTTAATaactttaagattttttttcctcctagtAGTTTTTATGCTCAACTGCCGCATTATCTACTTCATTGACTCTCGATTTTATGATTACTTATATTGAATTGCCGCGCCATGGaagttcttgttttcttttcatattttctgTTTTGACCATCCATTTTCATGAATCTAGGAGTATGCAAGTTAATATCACAAAGCAGGCATTGTTCGCTTTGATGCAGTGGTGATATGTTAGTGATAACTCCAGACTCGAAAGACTTGAATGTCACATTCATGTACACAAAAAATGCTGATGCCTATAGCAGTGCACCATTTTGAAATCTGAATGTAAGCCCATCTTCCCTGAGCATATAACCCTTGTTCATTTCTTAAGCCTGCATCACCTAATAGGAGGTTACGTGATAATTAGTCGACCATAACGAGACATTACTTTTatcattttcattttattttatgttattctTTCTTTTGTCAACATCCTCCCCCTTCCTCAGCAATCTGCTATATTCTGCAAGAATGAAATCTTCAGTTCTTGCAACTCCTGCCTATCCCAGCTCATGAATTATCAACCCTCCattcatttctctctcttttgctgacTCTGTGTTTGCTTCATCTCTCCATGTGTAATCTCCTATGTCAGCATATATAAAGACTTCCTCAGCATAAATGCATTCCTTGCGTGCATAAAATTAAGCTTCAATTGGGATTGCTGGTGGAAAGAAATCTTCGAATTATTGCTGGAAGATTTGGGTTGAAGGGGATTGTTCTGTTTAGTTTCCAAATGTCCTGGTCAGCTATGTTTCATGTTCCTAGATGCATCGTGAAGGATTAGAACTAACTTTAGCTACTTAAGCAGAATCGCTCTATTTGTTTGCAACACCAAGGCTGAAGAAGAGTTGGGCCTTAAAGAGGAATGAGACTGAAATGTTGCGTCTTTTTTTGCATGTGATGTACATCCCGCACAACAAATACTTATGATCATCATGGATCACCaactgatttttctgaaggcaGTAGCTTTGGGGAGATTTCAGTGACAGTAAAGTATTACCAGGAGACAGCTCCAAACTGTCTTTCCAGAGGAGTACTTtcctttgttcttcttttttcaCTTGACAAGTACATTGATTGCATGCATTATGAAGTTGACCGACATTATTTGACCATGCATTTatctttattcttttcttcctttctttcctcctccttttctttttctttttctgtagaTGACCAAAGATTTGTCTAAGCTGATGTTATTTTCATCATACTTGCAGAACCATAGATCCATATATCTGGAATTTTATTTGATTGTTTTTAGCTGTATGACACCTTTGTTATTATTGGTGCATGAGCTGCTGTTTGGTGCATCAACACATTTATGTGATACACAGTCCCCCATAATTACTGTTTCATCATGGGCATGCATGCCTCTGAAATTTCATTATGtttttctcactttttttttttaaaaaaaaattatagttagCTTTACATGGCATTGCAATATATAGAGATAGATGGGCACGTATGATTTGAAAGTCATCTAAGTTCTAGTATGTATCAAGGCTAAGTGATTGTACGAGTCTCTTTTGTAACATGACGCATTCTATGCTGCTAGTATGTTCTTACCTGTCAGTTACTAGCTTTCCCTGGATTTGTTATATTCATTTCATTATGCGAATTGGGCTTACTCGTGACGAACAGAAGTTCATCTCTCAAGTCCTTTTGTTTTTTGTGAATGTTTATTTTTAACTAGTGCGTTAGGTGTAATCTCTTGGACGTACTGATTTATTTATTGCTGAACAAATTATTTATTCTTCTATTAAAATAAATTGTGAGTAGACTAGCTTAGCTTGCAGCCTGGAACATTCTCTGTTGCACTAATAAATTCACTCTTTGATGCTGTCTTTTGTCGTTCGGGTTTGGTGTTCCGAACTGATGCCCTctgatttgaattttaaaactaGGAGATGCTTGTCCGGTTAGAATTAGTTTTGGAGGGGGATTTGACGGAGCGCGTGACCAGTCCCTTTGCTTCTAGTTTATTAGCATGCAGTGAATCTTGTTCCCAGCAAAACGGAAAGAAAAAGATCGAAAGGTGAATCTTGAATTCTTTAAGGCTTGAGCCACGTACTTAGGTAGCAACATGTAAGATAATTCTTTTTTAAAGAAGGATGAAAGGGACTTATTCTCCAGAGTTGCCTCAATCTCTATGTGAATGGTAGTTTGGAGGCTGCATCTCCATCAAATGTACGTACTTTATGGATTGCAAACATCGCACATAGCGCATGGGTTAACGAACCCTTCTGCATGCGTGAGTAAAATGGAATACATGCATTTCCTGACTTcttagataaaataaaattcctTTATATTCTGAGGGCCATTTAAATGAGAGAAAAGAAAGCTGCATATTGATGTCATGCTAATTATTTCTCCATGTTCCACCCGCATCTCTTTCATATTACATTTCAGCATTTGTGTTGATTTCAGTATTCAGAAATTGTTC
This portion of the Phoenix dactylifera cultivar Barhee BC4 chromosome 11, palm_55x_up_171113_PBpolish2nd_filt_p, whole genome shotgun sequence genome encodes:
- the LOC103719816 gene encoding uncharacterized protein LOC103719816; this translates as MMELSSSSFDSGHHRRDRLDSAIMSTISGRGARVDPGTGGAKTIEEDFSLPILLAERVRKAVGEAESFKSECAELGRQADLLAGMLRAAVRRLSAIPNPYERPARRIAAQTSKSLDRALSLARRCRRAGVIRRVVSITTGSADFRKALALLDASLGDLRWLLSIYSFDDLSDGGGGGGGLVLSLPPIASTDPILSWVWSCVAAVQMAARPSDRAEAATSLANLALDSRRNKKIIIEEGGVPPLLALLRDGAASLDAQIAAAAALTNLSADCELVSLIVADLAVPVVVQVLADAPMRLQARLAVLVARMAAHDPVAQEEFARENAIRPLVSLLSFELPLDDASPNSKKPTSLHSLVRINRESAANSPNLPNGKGVLASRDQHPHPPYYYYHHHRKERENESPEVKLQLKVACSEALWMLSRNCVSNSRKITETKGLLCLSKLLEREKGELQFNCLMTVMEIATAAESDADLRRSAFKMNSPAAKSAVEQLLRVAQEGSSPSLQIPAIKSLGSLARTFPARETRALRPLVAQLGHWNPDVAAEAAIALGKFASPENFLCVEHSKAIMEFEGVPPLMRLLRPGEKAQLPGLVLLCYLALHVPSNEALERAKALGTLESVSRSAVAQHASLKELLPKAIYQLELYRAEGHTRIDIDQDSL